The window ACTACCGGAGGCGAGGGTGGCATGGTTACGACTAATGACAAAGAGCTATGGGCCAGTATGTGGTCCTTTAAGGATCACGGGAAAAGCTGGGAGGCTGTTTATGAGCGGGAGCATCCAGCTGGCTTCCGATGGGTTCACGATTCGTTCGGCACAAACTGGCGCATGATGGAGATGCAGGCGACGATTGGTCGTATCCAGTTGAGGCGAATGGCGGAGTGGACAAGTCTGCGCACAAGCAATGCGATATCGCTGGCCCATAGCCTTTTGGAATGTCCCGCAGTGAGAGTCCCACTTCCTCCGGTGCAAATGCAGCACGCTTGGTACAAGTTTTATGCATTTGTTGAGCCCGATGTGTTGGCCTCTGACTGGAGCCGAGATAGGATTATGGCCGAAATTAATAATCAGGGTGTTCCATGTTATTCGGGTTCTTGCTCAGAAGTTTATCTTGAGAAGGCATTTGATGGTACAGGTTGGCGACCGTCTGAGCGCTTGGCCGTTGCGAGGGAATTAGGAGAGACGAGCCTAATGTTTCTGATTCACCCAACGCTGACGGAGGCTGAGATTGGTCGGGCCGGCGAGGTCGCGCGGAAGGTTTTGAATTCCGCCATGCGGTAGCTCGTTCGCTGAGCGATGTTTGGAGTATTGAGAGGTGAGATGTGGTTGGGAGATCTGAGCATGGTCACATCCATGTAGACATCGCGAATACTTCCCCTTAAGCGCGGTTCCCACTGTGTGCGGGCGGATTTGTCTAGAGGTCGCTAGCACTTTACGGAGTTGTGACAGATTCCTAATTACACTCCTTTCGTT of the Cupriavidus malaysiensis genome contains:
- a CDS encoding DegT/DnrJ/EryC1/StrS family aminotransferase, giving the protein MLNTSFSPWPSFTQEEADAVKDVLVSNRVNYWTGSICRDFEREFAEWVGVAYSVALANGTLALDVALRALGIGEGDEVIVTSRTFLASVSSIVLAGAVPVFADVDADSQNITAETISRVITERTKAVICVHLAGWPCDMDPIMSLARERGLKVIEDCAQAHGAKYKGRSVGSIGDIGAWSFCQDKIMTTGGEGGMVTTNDKELWASMWSFKDHGKSWEAVYEREHPAGFRWVHDSFGTNWRMMEMQATIGRIQLRRMAEWTSLRTSNAISLAHSLLECPAVRVPLPPVQMQHAWYKFYAFVEPDVLASDWSRDRIMAEINNQGVPCYSGSCSEVYLEKAFDGTGWRPSERLAVARELGETSLMFLIHPTLTEAEIGRAGEVARKVLNSAMR